The Arachis ipaensis cultivar K30076 chromosome B07, Araip1.1, whole genome shotgun sequence genome includes a window with the following:
- the LOC107610166 gene encoding exocyst complex component SEC3A-like isoform X3, with the protein MAKSSADDAELRRACEAAIEGKQKVVLSIRVAKTSGGSAWGKSSKLGRQMAKPRVPFTIVGDNMLFCAAKQKGHRTKAFLRVLKYSNGGVLEPAKIYKLKHLSKVEVVREDPSGCTFTLGFDNLRTKRTAPPEWTMRNIDDRNRLLLLILNICKDIGGRIPKVVGIDVVEMALWAKENTSTVSTQTHTEVDGPVESAAIFTTETELNVNVEKELVSQAEEEDMEALLGTYVMGIGEAEVLTERLKRELQALEAANVHAILETEPLIDEVLKGIEAATNCVEDMDEWLGMFNVKLRHMREDIESIETRNNKLELQSVNNRRLMEELDGLLQILKIPPEHEAFLTGDKFEEQQMLQSTGALEWLSDAMRGIVATKVDPVYGNMTAVHEKRGELQLLKSTFVFKVTTFLRNYFANFVEFLLKDKNNFSQRGQLKRPDHSELRYKCRTYARLLQHLKMLDKNSLLQLRKNYCSSMNLLLRREACEFANEIRANTKAPRNVAVWLDSPAGAGQNVNSADTSVVSDAYTRMLTVFIPLLVDECSFFAQFMCFEVPIHAPPGGVDGDDDNDDDLGIMDIDEKDGKSGKNPANPPNPEELAALNNSLQDLLDGMQEDFYNVIDWAFKIDPLRCISMHGITERYLFGPKADAAGVVRILLGDLESRISMQFSRYVDEACHHIEKFERNTRQTGVLPYIPRFATLATRMEQYITGQSRDLVDQAYMKFVTIMFVTLEKVAQAEPKYADIFLFENYAAFQNSLYDLANVVPTLAKFYHQASEAYEQACSRHISMIIYYQFERLFQFARKIEDHISNNVQLEEIAFQVGMSKSDLRKTLKASLSGVDKSVAAMYKKLQKNLTSEELLPSLWEKCKKDFLAKYESFAFLVGKIYPTESIPSITEMRDLLANM; encoded by the exons ATGGCGAAATCGAGCGCCGACGATGCTGAGCTCCGGCGAGCATGCGAGGCTGCGATTGAGGGGAAGCAGAAGGTGGTGCTTTCGATCAGAGTTGCAAAGACAAGCGGGGGCTCTGCATGGGGTAAATCTTCCAAGCTTGGCCGCCAAATGGCTAAGCCTAGGGTCCCATTCAC CATTGTTGGTGacaacatgctattttgtgcagCAAAACAAAAAGGTCACAGGACGAAAGCGTTTCTTCGAGTTTTGAAGTATTCCAATGGAGGAGTTCTCGAG CCTGCTAAGATATACAAGCTGAAGCACCTTTCAAAAGTGGAAGTTGTAAGAGAGGATCCCAGTGGATGTACATTTACACTG GGATTTGATAACCTGAGAACCAAGAGAACGGCTCCTCCGGAGTGGACAATGCGCAATATTGATGACAG GAATCGCCTCCTGCTTTTGATCTTAAATATCTGCAAAGATATTGGAGGTCGCATTCCTAAGGTTGTTGGCATTGACGTTGTGGAGATGGCTCTTTGGGCTAAG GAAAATACATCCACAGTTTCCACTCAAACCCACACAGAAGTAGATGGTCCTGTTGAATCTGCTGCTATTTTTACGACAGAAACAGAACTGAATGTCAATGTCGAAAAGGAACTTGTCTCCCAGGCAGAGGAAGAGGACATGGAGGCTCTTTTGGGGAC TTATGTCATGGGAATTGGTGAAGCAGAGGTATTAACTGAAAGGTTGAAGAGGGAGCTGCAGGCTCTTGAAGCAGCAAATGTCCATGCCATTTTAGAAACTGAACCTTTAATAGATGAG GTATTGAAAGGGATTGAGGCAGCAACGAATTGTGTGGAAGACATGGATGAATGGTTAGGCATGTTCAATGTGAAACTTCGACACATGAGGGAGGATATTGAATCG ATCGAAACCCGTAATAACAAGTTGGAATTGCAATCAGTAAATAACAGACGTCTCATGGAGGAGCTTGATGGGCTTCTCCAGATATTGAAAATCCCTCCTGAA CATGAAGCATTTTTGACAGGAGATAAATTTGAAGAACAACAAATGCTTCAAAGTACAGGAGCATTGGAGTGGTTGAGTGATGCTATGCGTGGTATCGTTGCAACTAAAGTAGATCCTGTTTATGGAAATATGACAGCT GTTCACGAGAAGCGAGGGGAGCTTCAACTATTAAAGTCTACTTTTGTTTTCAAAGTTACAACATTCTTAAGAAATTATTTCGCTAATTTTGTGGAATTCTTGTTAAAGGATAAAAATAACTTTTCTCAG CGTGGACAGTTGAAAAGACCAGATCATTCTGAACTACGGTACAAGTGCAGGACATATGCACGTCTTTTGCAACATTTAAAG ATGCTTGATAAGAACAGCTTGCTTCAATTGAGGAAAAATTATTGCTCTTCTATGAACTTACTTCTTCGCAGGGAG GCCTGTGAGTTTGCTAATGAAATTCGTGCTAATACCAAAGCGCCTAGAAATGTAGCTGTTTGGCTTGATAGCCCTGCAGGTGCTGGTCAGAACGTAAATTCTGCTGACACTTCTGTAGTTTCTGATGCATACACAAGAATGCTCACAGTTTTTATTCCACTTCTGGTTGATGAG TGTTCATTTTTTGCACAATTCATGTGCTTTGAAGTTCCTATACATGCTCCTCCAGGAGGAGTTGAtggagatgatgataatgatgatgatttggGAATCATGGACATTGACGAGAAAGACGGTAAATCTG GGAAAAATCCTGCAAATCCTCCAAATCCTGAGGAGCTTGCAGCTCTAAATAATTCACTTCAAGATTTGCTTGATGGAATGCAA GAAGACTTCTATAATGTTATAGATTGGGCATTCAAGATCGATCCTCTACGCTGCATATCAATGCACGGAATAACAGAACGCTATCTCTTTGGTCCAAAAGCTGATGCAGCGGGAGTTGTACGCATTTTGCTTGGCGACCTGGAGTCTCGTatatctatgcaattcagccgt TATGTTGATGAAGCTTGCCATCATATTGAAAAGTTTGAGCGCAATACTCGCCAGACAGGTGTCTTGCCCTACATTCCCAG ATTTGCAACCCTTGCAACACGGATGGAGCAGTACATCACAGGACAGTCGAGAGACCTCGTTGACCAAGCATACATGAAATTT GTCACCATAATGTTTGTAACTTTAGAAAAAGTTGCACAAGCAGAGCCAAAATATGCAGATATATTTCTTTTTGAGAATTATGCCGCCTTTCAAAACAG TTTGTATGACCTTGCCAATGTTGTGCCCACTTTGGCCAAGTTTTACCATCAGGCTAGTGAAGCCTACGAGCAAGCTTGCTCACGCCACATTAGTATGATTATCTACTAT CAATTTGAACGCCTCTTCCAGTTTGCTCGAAAGATTGAGGACCACATAAGCAATAATGTTCAACTCGAAGAG ATTGCTTTCCAAGTTGGGATGTCAAAATCAGATCTACGGAAGACGCTAAAAGCCAGTTTATCTGGG GTGGACAAGTCCGTAGCTGCAATGTACAAGAAATTGCAAAAAAATTTAACTTCGGAGGAACTGCTGCCTTCCTTGTGGGAAAAATGCAAG AAAGATTTCCTTGCTAAGTATGAAAGTTTTGCCTTTCTTGTCGGTAAGATATACCCTACCGAATCAATCCCTTCTATAACAGAGATGAGAGACCTTTTAGCCAACATGTAA
- the LOC107610166 gene encoding exocyst complex component SEC3A-like isoform X2 gives MRNIDDRNRLLLLILNICKDIGGRIPKVVGIDVVEMALWAKENTSTVSTQTHTEVDGPVESAAIFTTETELNVNVEKELVSQAEEEDMEALLGTYVMGIGEAEVLTERLKRELQALEAANVHAILETEPLIDEVLKGIEAATNCVEDMDEWLGMFNVKLRHMREDIESIETRNNKLELQSVNNRRLMEELDGLLQILKIPPEHEAFLTGDKFEEQQMLQSTGALEWLSDAMRGIVATKVDPVYGNMTAVHEKRGELQLLKSTFVFKVTTFLRNYFANFVEFLLKDKNNFSQRGQLKRPDHSELRYKCRTYARLLQHLKMLDKNSLLQLRKNYCSSMNLLLRREACEFANEIRANTKAPRNVAVWLDSPAGAGQNVNSADTSVVSDAYTRMLTVFIPLLVDECSFFAQFMCFEVPIHAPPGGVDGDDDNDDDLGIMDIDEKDGKSGKNPANPPNPEELAALNNSLQDLLDGMQEDFYNVIDWAFKIDPLRCISMHGITERYLFGPKADAAGVVRILLGDLESRISMQFSRYVDEACHHIEKFERNTRQTGVLPYIPRFATLATRMEQYITGQSRDLVDQAYMKFVTIMFVTLEKVAQAEPKYADIFLFENYAAFQNSLYDLANVVPTLAKFYHQASEAYEQACSRHISMIIYYQFERLFQFARKIEDHISNNVQLEEIAFQVGMSKSDLRKTLKASLSGVDKSVAAMYKKLQKNLTSEELLPSLWEKCKEMRKWLLKIRATHWTPYQEFALNVSRQMDHLMCHM, from the exons ATGCGCAATATTGATGACAG GAATCGCCTCCTGCTTTTGATCTTAAATATCTGCAAAGATATTGGAGGTCGCATTCCTAAGGTTGTTGGCATTGACGTTGTGGAGATGGCTCTTTGGGCTAAG GAAAATACATCCACAGTTTCCACTCAAACCCACACAGAAGTAGATGGTCCTGTTGAATCTGCTGCTATTTTTACGACAGAAACAGAACTGAATGTCAATGTCGAAAAGGAACTTGTCTCCCAGGCAGAGGAAGAGGACATGGAGGCTCTTTTGGGGAC TTATGTCATGGGAATTGGTGAAGCAGAGGTATTAACTGAAAGGTTGAAGAGGGAGCTGCAGGCTCTTGAAGCAGCAAATGTCCATGCCATTTTAGAAACTGAACCTTTAATAGATGAG GTATTGAAAGGGATTGAGGCAGCAACGAATTGTGTGGAAGACATGGATGAATGGTTAGGCATGTTCAATGTGAAACTTCGACACATGAGGGAGGATATTGAATCG ATCGAAACCCGTAATAACAAGTTGGAATTGCAATCAGTAAATAACAGACGTCTCATGGAGGAGCTTGATGGGCTTCTCCAGATATTGAAAATCCCTCCTGAA CATGAAGCATTTTTGACAGGAGATAAATTTGAAGAACAACAAATGCTTCAAAGTACAGGAGCATTGGAGTGGTTGAGTGATGCTATGCGTGGTATCGTTGCAACTAAAGTAGATCCTGTTTATGGAAATATGACAGCT GTTCACGAGAAGCGAGGGGAGCTTCAACTATTAAAGTCTACTTTTGTTTTCAAAGTTACAACATTCTTAAGAAATTATTTCGCTAATTTTGTGGAATTCTTGTTAAAGGATAAAAATAACTTTTCTCAG CGTGGACAGTTGAAAAGACCAGATCATTCTGAACTACGGTACAAGTGCAGGACATATGCACGTCTTTTGCAACATTTAAAG ATGCTTGATAAGAACAGCTTGCTTCAATTGAGGAAAAATTATTGCTCTTCTATGAACTTACTTCTTCGCAGGGAG GCCTGTGAGTTTGCTAATGAAATTCGTGCTAATACCAAAGCGCCTAGAAATGTAGCTGTTTGGCTTGATAGCCCTGCAGGTGCTGGTCAGAACGTAAATTCTGCTGACACTTCTGTAGTTTCTGATGCATACACAAGAATGCTCACAGTTTTTATTCCACTTCTGGTTGATGAG TGTTCATTTTTTGCACAATTCATGTGCTTTGAAGTTCCTATACATGCTCCTCCAGGAGGAGTTGAtggagatgatgataatgatgatgatttggGAATCATGGACATTGACGAGAAAGACGGTAAATCTG GGAAAAATCCTGCAAATCCTCCAAATCCTGAGGAGCTTGCAGCTCTAAATAATTCACTTCAAGATTTGCTTGATGGAATGCAA GAAGACTTCTATAATGTTATAGATTGGGCATTCAAGATCGATCCTCTACGCTGCATATCAATGCACGGAATAACAGAACGCTATCTCTTTGGTCCAAAAGCTGATGCAGCGGGAGTTGTACGCATTTTGCTTGGCGACCTGGAGTCTCGTatatctatgcaattcagccgt TATGTTGATGAAGCTTGCCATCATATTGAAAAGTTTGAGCGCAATACTCGCCAGACAGGTGTCTTGCCCTACATTCCCAG ATTTGCAACCCTTGCAACACGGATGGAGCAGTACATCACAGGACAGTCGAGAGACCTCGTTGACCAAGCATACATGAAATTT GTCACCATAATGTTTGTAACTTTAGAAAAAGTTGCACAAGCAGAGCCAAAATATGCAGATATATTTCTTTTTGAGAATTATGCCGCCTTTCAAAACAG TTTGTATGACCTTGCCAATGTTGTGCCCACTTTGGCCAAGTTTTACCATCAGGCTAGTGAAGCCTACGAGCAAGCTTGCTCACGCCACATTAGTATGATTATCTACTAT CAATTTGAACGCCTCTTCCAGTTTGCTCGAAAGATTGAGGACCACATAAGCAATAATGTTCAACTCGAAGAG ATTGCTTTCCAAGTTGGGATGTCAAAATCAGATCTACGGAAGACGCTAAAAGCCAGTTTATCTGGG GTGGACAAGTCCGTAGCTGCAATGTACAAGAAATTGCAAAAAAATTTAACTTCGGAGGAACTGCTGCCTTCCTTGTGGGAAAAATGCAAG GAAATGAGAAAGTGGCTGTTGAAGATACGAGCGACTCATTGGACTCCTTACCAAGAGTTTGCACTTAATGTTTCCCGTCAAATGGATCATCTCATGTGCCATATGTGA
- the LOC107610166 gene encoding exocyst complex component SEC3A-like isoform X1, which translates to MRNIDDRNRLLLLILNICKDIGGRIPKVVGIDVVEMALWAKENTSTVSTQTHTEVDGPVESAAIFTTETELNVNVEKELVSQAEEEDMEALLGTYVMGIGEAEVLTERLKRELQALEAANVHAILETEPLIDEVLKGIEAATNCVEDMDEWLGMFNVKLRHMREDIESIETRNNKLELQSVNNRRLMEELDGLLQILKIPPEHEAFLTGDKFEEQQMLQSTGALEWLSDAMRGIVATKVDPVYGNMTAVHEKRGELQLLKSTFVFKVTTFLRNYFANFVEFLLKDKNNFSQRGQLKRPDHSELRYKCRTYARLLQHLKMLDKNSLLQLRKNYCSSMNLLLRREACEFANEIRANTKAPRNVAVWLDSPAGAGQNVNSADTSVVSDAYTRMLTVFIPLLVDECSFFAQFMCFEVPIHAPPGGVDGDDDNDDDLGIMDIDEKDGKSGKNPANPPNPEELAALNNSLQDLLDGMQEDFYNVIDWAFKIDPLRCISMHGITERYLFGPKADAAGVVRILLGDLESRISMQFSRYVDEACHHIEKFERNTRQTGVLPYIPRFATLATRMEQYITGQSRDLVDQAYMKFVTIMFVTLEKVAQAEPKYADIFLFENYAAFQNSLYDLANVVPTLAKFYHQASEAYEQACSRHISMIIYYQFERLFQFARKIEDHISNNVQLEEIAFQVGMSKSDLRKTLKASLSGVDKSVAAMYKKLQKNLTSEELLPSLWEKCKKDFLAKYESFAFLVGKIYPTESIPSITEMRDLLANM; encoded by the exons ATGCGCAATATTGATGACAG GAATCGCCTCCTGCTTTTGATCTTAAATATCTGCAAAGATATTGGAGGTCGCATTCCTAAGGTTGTTGGCATTGACGTTGTGGAGATGGCTCTTTGGGCTAAG GAAAATACATCCACAGTTTCCACTCAAACCCACACAGAAGTAGATGGTCCTGTTGAATCTGCTGCTATTTTTACGACAGAAACAGAACTGAATGTCAATGTCGAAAAGGAACTTGTCTCCCAGGCAGAGGAAGAGGACATGGAGGCTCTTTTGGGGAC TTATGTCATGGGAATTGGTGAAGCAGAGGTATTAACTGAAAGGTTGAAGAGGGAGCTGCAGGCTCTTGAAGCAGCAAATGTCCATGCCATTTTAGAAACTGAACCTTTAATAGATGAG GTATTGAAAGGGATTGAGGCAGCAACGAATTGTGTGGAAGACATGGATGAATGGTTAGGCATGTTCAATGTGAAACTTCGACACATGAGGGAGGATATTGAATCG ATCGAAACCCGTAATAACAAGTTGGAATTGCAATCAGTAAATAACAGACGTCTCATGGAGGAGCTTGATGGGCTTCTCCAGATATTGAAAATCCCTCCTGAA CATGAAGCATTTTTGACAGGAGATAAATTTGAAGAACAACAAATGCTTCAAAGTACAGGAGCATTGGAGTGGTTGAGTGATGCTATGCGTGGTATCGTTGCAACTAAAGTAGATCCTGTTTATGGAAATATGACAGCT GTTCACGAGAAGCGAGGGGAGCTTCAACTATTAAAGTCTACTTTTGTTTTCAAAGTTACAACATTCTTAAGAAATTATTTCGCTAATTTTGTGGAATTCTTGTTAAAGGATAAAAATAACTTTTCTCAG CGTGGACAGTTGAAAAGACCAGATCATTCTGAACTACGGTACAAGTGCAGGACATATGCACGTCTTTTGCAACATTTAAAG ATGCTTGATAAGAACAGCTTGCTTCAATTGAGGAAAAATTATTGCTCTTCTATGAACTTACTTCTTCGCAGGGAG GCCTGTGAGTTTGCTAATGAAATTCGTGCTAATACCAAAGCGCCTAGAAATGTAGCTGTTTGGCTTGATAGCCCTGCAGGTGCTGGTCAGAACGTAAATTCTGCTGACACTTCTGTAGTTTCTGATGCATACACAAGAATGCTCACAGTTTTTATTCCACTTCTGGTTGATGAG TGTTCATTTTTTGCACAATTCATGTGCTTTGAAGTTCCTATACATGCTCCTCCAGGAGGAGTTGAtggagatgatgataatgatgatgatttggGAATCATGGACATTGACGAGAAAGACGGTAAATCTG GGAAAAATCCTGCAAATCCTCCAAATCCTGAGGAGCTTGCAGCTCTAAATAATTCACTTCAAGATTTGCTTGATGGAATGCAA GAAGACTTCTATAATGTTATAGATTGGGCATTCAAGATCGATCCTCTACGCTGCATATCAATGCACGGAATAACAGAACGCTATCTCTTTGGTCCAAAAGCTGATGCAGCGGGAGTTGTACGCATTTTGCTTGGCGACCTGGAGTCTCGTatatctatgcaattcagccgt TATGTTGATGAAGCTTGCCATCATATTGAAAAGTTTGAGCGCAATACTCGCCAGACAGGTGTCTTGCCCTACATTCCCAG ATTTGCAACCCTTGCAACACGGATGGAGCAGTACATCACAGGACAGTCGAGAGACCTCGTTGACCAAGCATACATGAAATTT GTCACCATAATGTTTGTAACTTTAGAAAAAGTTGCACAAGCAGAGCCAAAATATGCAGATATATTTCTTTTTGAGAATTATGCCGCCTTTCAAAACAG TTTGTATGACCTTGCCAATGTTGTGCCCACTTTGGCCAAGTTTTACCATCAGGCTAGTGAAGCCTACGAGCAAGCTTGCTCACGCCACATTAGTATGATTATCTACTAT CAATTTGAACGCCTCTTCCAGTTTGCTCGAAAGATTGAGGACCACATAAGCAATAATGTTCAACTCGAAGAG ATTGCTTTCCAAGTTGGGATGTCAAAATCAGATCTACGGAAGACGCTAAAAGCCAGTTTATCTGGG GTGGACAAGTCCGTAGCTGCAATGTACAAGAAATTGCAAAAAAATTTAACTTCGGAGGAACTGCTGCCTTCCTTGTGGGAAAAATGCAAG AAAGATTTCCTTGCTAAGTATGAAAGTTTTGCCTTTCTTGTCGGTAAGATATACCCTACCGAATCAATCCCTTCTATAACAGAGATGAGAGACCTTTTAGCCAACATGTAA
- the LOC107607610 gene encoding uncharacterized protein LOC107607610: MEGEDSFVALVHCFGKIQKSKRHGVKFTDREPLNIFIRSSNTLAEIKLSILRKLGTYGTKWVKKIFYKISIAVVSIGVRYETFVIGSDEDLQVLFHYRRSFPEVRIPELLAKLEDGVDSSGASTPNPQSTPAGSASTSMPVVAAAVPNAEPEQAGAIHAYIAPVVPDFECDAGPDRVENALFDDDSDEEPVDIGGDSDDDIPRGGRSAHGGSGSGTQEYPPHLSSLNLEAIGQHHNVDATFDGQGMHDGIPMTEFQIGQSFQSKEEAMLSVKDYSIRRGVEYKVMESDNLKYQGRCKEFGNGCTWLIRIVMRKRKSTWKVRRYNGPHTCMATSISSEHKQLDYHVICARIYPLVRADASVSIKVLQEATEATYGFKPSYRKVWLAKQKAVAQIYGDWEESYANLPRWILGVTCTMEGSVALLKTSPVRVGDQVDEDRVYFHRMFWTFPPCIEAFRHCKLLVSIDGTHLYGKYGGTLLLAIAQDGNSNILLVAFALVEGENAESWSYFLSNLRRHVTPQQGILVISDRHNGIKAALESPDSGWQPPHAYRAFCIRHVAANFALTFKGQDARRWLVNAAYAKTEAEFDYWFDIMRTENPAMCDWANRMEYERWTQHKDGGRRYGHMTTNISECVHSVLKGTRNLPVTSLVKSTYLRLAELFVVRGHTVEAQLGSGHRFSQAVVKAIERNLKDSRCFTVTVFDRHHLDYTVAETTPTNKFSLGSYRVSLRDRTCDCGYFQALHYPCCHALACCVQSRLDWATYVDEVSPVQAARSYSKGLPSARFY, from the coding sequence ATGGAGGGGGAGGATAGTTTTGTGGCTCTGGTTCATTGCTTTGGAAAAATTCAAAAGAGCAAAAGGCATGGTGTAAAATTCACAGATAGAGAACCGCTTAATATTTTTATCCGATCGTCGAATACGTTGGCAGAGATTAAGCTAAGCATATTACGGAAGCTCGGTACCTATGGGACGAAGtgggtaaaaaaaatattttacaagaTTTCCATTGCCGTTGTGTCAATCGGTGTGAGATATGAGACCTTCGTGATCGGGTCGGATGAAGACTTGCAGGTCTTGTTTCACTACAGGCGTAGTTTTCCGGAGGTGAGGATACCTGAGCTGCTTGCGAAGTTGGAAGATGGTGTGGATAGCTCTGGGGCATCGACACCGAATCCTCAGTCGACCCCAGCTGGTAGTGCATCAACATCAATGCCTGTGGTAGCAGCGGCAGTTCCAAATGCTGAGCCCGAACAAGCTGGGGCTATTCATGCATATATTGCTCCTGTTGTTCCTGATTTTGAATGCGATGCCGGACCGGATCGAGTTGAGAATGCACTGTTTGATGATGATTCGGATGAGGAGCCTGTCGATATTGGTGGGGACAGTGATGATGATATTCCAAGAGGTGGACGTTCAGCCCATGGAGGTTCCGGTTCTGGAACACAAGAGTACCCTCCCCACCTCTCTTCTTTGAACTTGGAAGCCATCGGCCAACACCATAATGTAGATGCAACATTCGATGGGCAGGGGATGCATGATGGGATACCTATGACTGAATTTCAGATTGGCCAATCGTTCCAGAGTAAAGAGGAAGCCATGTTGAGTGTAAAAGATTACAGTATTCGGCGTGGAGTTGAGTACAAGGTTATGGAGTCCGACAATCTGAAATACCAAGGGAGATGCAAGGAGTTTGGTAACGGGTGCACGTGGTTGATTCGGATAGTCATGCGGAAAAGGAAGAGCACATGGAAAGTTAGGAGGTACAACGGTCCGCACACGTGTATGGCCACATCGATATCAAGCGAACACAAGCagcttgattatcatgtcatCTGTGCGAGAATCTATCCATTGGTTCGAGCTGATGCGTCGGTGTCGATTAAGGTGTTGCAAGAGGCAACGGAGGCGACTTATGGATTCAAGCCTAGTTATCGGAAGGTgtggttggcgaagcagaaggcagtAGCGCAAATATATGgcgattgggaggagtcatatgCTAATCTACCACGGTGGATCCTTGGGGTCACATGCACGATGGAAGGTTCTGTTGCTCTACTGAAGACGTCCCCGGTTAGGGTGGGTGACCAAGTTGATGAAGATAGAGTCTACTTTCATCGGATGTTTTGGACATTCCCTCCGTGTATTGAGGCATTCCGCCACTGTAAGCTGCTCGTAAGCATCGACGGAACGCACCTCTATGGCAAGTATGGCGGGACATTATTGTTGGCGATCGCTCAGGATGGTAACTCGAATATTTTGCTTGTTGCGTTTGCACTCGTGGAGGGGGAAAATGCAGAGTCTTGGTCATACTTTCTTTCGAACCTTAGAAGGCATGTCACTCCACAACAAGGTATTCTCGTGATCTCTGATAGACACAACGGCATCAAGGCTGCACTAGAGTCCCCCGATAGTGGTTGGCAACCTCCCCATGCTTATCGGGCATTTTGTATTCGGCATGTTGCTGCAAATTTTGCCCTCACTTTCAAGGGACAGGATGCGAGGAGGTGGCTGGTAAATGCCGCGTATGCGAAGACGGAAGCAGAATTCGACTATTGGTTTGATATAATGAGGACGGAAAACCCGGCCATGTGCGATTGGGCAAACAGAATGGAGTATGAGAGGTGGACACAGCACAAGGATGGGGGGAGAAGATATGGTCACATGACGACCAACATTTCTGAGTGTGTGCACTCTGTCTTGAAGGGCACAAGAAACCTACCGGTGACGTCTCTTGTTAAGTCGACATACCTCCGGCTGGCGGAGTTGTTTGTTGTCCGGGGGCACACGGTAGAGGCACAGTTAGGGTCCGGGCACCGGTTTTCACAGGCAGTAGTTAAGGCCATTGAGCGTAACCTGAAGGATTCGAGGTGCTTCACCGTGACTGTGTTTGATAGACATCACCTTGACTATACAGTGGCTGAGACGACACCCACCAACAAATTCTCTTTGGGTAGCTATCGGGTTTCTCTAAGGGATCGCACCTGCGATTGTGGATACTTCCAGGCGCTGCACTACCCCTGTTGCCATGCCCTCGCATGCTGTGTGCAGTCACGGCTAGATTGGGCCACTTATGTCGATGAGGTGTCGCCTGTCCAGGCTGCCCGGTCATACTCGAAGGGTTTGCCCTCAGCGAGGTTCTACTAG